TTGCTCGAAGAAATTCTAGGTAACATAACAGAAGATGAAGATATCACAGCTATCGGAAAGAAATTAATGGAATACGCTACAGAATGTGCCATCTGTAAAGTATATGGATCTGAAACACTTGATTCAGTCAGTGATGAGGCTCTTCAATTACACGGTGGGGCAGGCTTTATTAAGGAATATACGATCGAGCAAGTTTATCGAGATTCACGTATTAATCGAATTTTCGAAGGAACAAATGAGATTAATCGCTTGTTATTACCGACCCATTTATTTAGAAAAGCTTTAAAAGGAGAAATTCCTCTAGAAGAGATGATTCAAACAGCGATTCAAAATTTGGCCGTGAACCCAAGTCAAGATAATGGGGAGTTTTCTCAGGAAAAGGCGGCAATAAGCGCAATGAGAAACGTTTTTTTAGCTTGTATTGGAGCTGTTTATGAGCAATTCGGCGAAAAACTTTTTGATGAACAAGAAACACTAATGAAATTATCAAATATAGCAATAGAGCTTTATGCAGCTGAATCGACTCTTGCTAGGTCAATAAAGCGGGATGATCGATTAAAAAGGTTACTAGCAAGAACAGTCTTGGAACAGTCACTGCTTTCTGTTGAAGTCATGTCAAGACAACTTGTGAATGGCGTGGTAAACGGTAAAAAAAGAAGCTTATTTATACAAATGATAACGAGTCACCTTCAATCAGTTGACGTTACGTCAACGGTAGAAGAAAAGCGTGAAATTGCACGGGCTCAATTTGAAGCTGAACGATTTGTAACGAAATGAGGTGCTGTTAATGAGGTTTTTAAATAAACTTGCTGTTATTACCGGAGCTGGGAGTGGAATTGGAGAAGCAACAGCGATACGCTTAGCTAAGGAAGGAGCAACAGTTGTTTTAGTAGGAAGAACAAAAGAAAAGCTTGAAAAAGTTGCTAGAATTATTAATGAATCTAAAGCTTGTGAAAAAGCTATTCCATACCCGGCCGATGTGACTTCTGAGGATAGTATAAAGAAACTTGCTATTTTTTTAGAAAGCGAATATCCATCACTTGATATTGTTGTAAACAACGCTGGAGGCTCATCAAAATCTACCATTCTTGAAACTACGGAAGAGCAGTGGGACACAGTACAGGCTGTTAATTTGAAAAGTATCTTTTTAGTTTCGAAACATCTCGGGAAACTAATGAAAGAACAAAACTTAACAGATTACCGTTCAATCGTAAATGTTGCTTCATTATCGGGGTATAAGGCTGGTGCTCAAATTCCACATTATAGCTCGGCAAAAGCTGGGGTTATTAATTTTTCAAGAGCCTTAGCATTAGAGCTTGCTCCTTATAAAATTCGTGTTAATTCTGTTTCACCTGGATTTGTTGAAACACCGTTAACTGAGAAGGGGTTGGAAAATGAGGCTTTTGTAAAAGCGATTAAACGTAGTACTGCGCTTGAACGCGTTGGGCAACCTGATGAAGTAGCAAATGTAATTGCTTTTGTTGCATCTAATGAGGCTTCATATATGACAGGATCAGATGTGTTGGTTGATGGAGGCTGGCTTATTAAATAACGGTATGCCAATTCAAAGGTTTTTACTAGTTTATTAAAAAGGAGTCAATCAAATGAGTGATTTATTGATAGAAAGAGAAGGGGCAGTGTTAACTCTTTGTCTTAATAGACCTGAAAATTTGAATGCTTTTAGTGCAGAAATGATTAGAATGTTAACAAAAACATTTCAAGACGCTCAACTTGATGAGGAAGTACGTGTGATTGTATTGAAGGGATCGGGGCGATCTTTCTCTGCCGGTGGAGATGTAAAAACAATGGGAACATCAACTGGTTCAGAGGTTTATGAACATATTGGTCAATTAAATGAATGCATTAAAGCAATGACAGAACTTGAAAAACCAATTATTGCGGCTGTACATGGTTTTGCAGCAGGAGCAGCTTTTAATTTGGCATTAGCTTGTGACATGATTTATGCATCAGAAGAAAGTAAATTTGTCATGAGCTTTTCACAAGTAGGATTGATATCTGATGGTGGTGGATTACACTTTCTTCCAAAAATAATTGGACCTTATCGGGCAAAAGAGCTCTTCTTTTCAGCAAAACCAATAACTGCTCAGCAGGCTTACCAATACGGGATTGTTAACGAGCTTATTCCGTTAGATGAATTATCAAGCCGTGTGGCTGCAATTGCTAATGAACTTTCACAAGGTGCTGTAAGAGCATACGGACTCATGAAAAAAATTATTCATTCTGCAGGTTCATTAGAAAATGTGTTGGAGATAGAAAGAATTACTCAAACGTATATGATTCAAACGGAAGATCATAAAGAAGGTGTTAAAGCATTTAAAGAAAAACGGAAACCACAATTCAAAGGGAAGTAGGAGGATATTAAGATGAAAGCTATTCAATTTGAACAATATGGCGGACCTGAGGTATTAAAATATATAGATTTAGATTATCCAAAACCAAGAGATTTTGAGGTTGTTATAAAAATTGAAGCAATAGGTGTAAACTATGCAGACACAGCAAGAAGAGAGGGACAGTATGTAGTCGATACACCTCTTCCTTATGTA
This Metabacillus endolithicus DNA region includes the following protein-coding sequences:
- a CDS encoding SDR family NAD(P)-dependent oxidoreductase, giving the protein MRFLNKLAVITGAGSGIGEATAIRLAKEGATVVLVGRTKEKLEKVARIINESKACEKAIPYPADVTSEDSIKKLAIFLESEYPSLDIVVNNAGGSSKSTILETTEEQWDTVQAVNLKSIFLVSKHLGKLMKEQNLTDYRSIVNVASLSGYKAGAQIPHYSSAKAGVINFSRALALELAPYKIRVNSVSPGFVETPLTEKGLENEAFVKAIKRSTALERVGQPDEVANVIAFVASNEASYMTGSDVLVDGGWLIK
- a CDS encoding enoyl-CoA hydratase/isomerase family protein — encoded protein: MSDLLIEREGAVLTLCLNRPENLNAFSAEMIRMLTKTFQDAQLDEEVRVIVLKGSGRSFSAGGDVKTMGTSTGSEVYEHIGQLNECIKAMTELEKPIIAAVHGFAAGAAFNLALACDMIYASEESKFVMSFSQVGLISDGGGLHFLPKIIGPYRAKELFFSAKPITAQQAYQYGIVNELIPLDELSSRVAAIANELSQGAVRAYGLMKKIIHSAGSLENVLEIERITQTYMIQTEDHKEGVKAFKEKRKPQFKGK